Below is a genomic region from Vibrio pomeroyi.
TAACTTACGGTGGCTCTGATGGTGTGTTTACGACTAACGATGATGGCACGTACACGTTTGCACCGAATGAGAACTTCAATGGCGATGTAAGCTTCAATGTTGTAGTCGCAGATGAGGACGGAGAAACTGCATCAACGACAGCGGGTCTAACCGTTGTAGAAGTGAATGATCCACCAGTTGCGGGTTCAACCAGTTACTCCATTAATGAAGATGAAGTGATTAACTTCACTGAAGCGCAGTTATTGGCGCAATCGAGCGACGTGGAAGGTGAGGTCAGCCTAGACAGTGTGACATACACGGGCACTGACGGCATTTTTATTTCAAATAGTGATGGTACGTTTACGTTTGCGCCGAATGAGAACTTCAATGGTAACGTAAGCTTAAATATTGTGGTATCGGATGAAGATGGTGTAACAGCGTCGACGACAGCAGAAGTTGAGGTTGTTGCTGTCAACGATGCGCCAGTATCCAGTGATTTGGCGTACACCATTAATGAAGATAACTCTATTACGTTAAGCCAAGAGCAATTACTGGCACAGGCGACGGATGTAGAAGGTGATGACCTAACGGCTGCAAACGTACAGGTTGGTGCAAATGCATCGGTGGAAGAGAATGATGATGGCAGTTTCACCATCACACCTAACGAGGGTTACAGTGGCGATGTTGCATTGACCTTTGATATCAGTGACGGTACCGATGCAGTTGAGACGAATATTGCTCTAACGGTCAACCCAGTTGCCGACTTGGAAACCGATGAAGATGTCGCACTGGACTTCACACGAGATGAGCTGCTAGAAAAAGCTGGGCTCGACCCAGAAGACGCAACGATAGGTGATATTGTTTTCTCTGGTGTTAATGTCACGGTTGCTGAGAATGATGATGGTAGCTTTACCATTACCCCGGATGCAGATTTCCATGGTGATGCTGAGGTTAGCTATAACGTACAAGATACCGATGGTAATGTACTGACTGAATTAAATTTGGATCTGTTGGTTAACGCAGTCAATGATGCACCGGACGCCGGAGACGAGATTAATGTCTCAGCAACAGAAGATATGGCAGCAACCGCTCTATTTGAGGAATCTATACGTCTTGATGCTCAACCGGAGCATGGTGTTGTTGAAATGAATGTTGATGGAGAGTGGGTCTCTCTAGAGGCAGGTGTCAATGTTGCGCCGGATACTGAAGTGCGTTTTGTACCCAATGAAGATGCAATAATTACAACGACTTTAGGGACTCAAGAAGTAGGTGATGCTGTAAGCATGGCTGATTGGGGAGAATTAATTGACTCGCAAACTATCCATCATAGTACAGATGACTTAACTGTAACATTAACCGCAAATAACACAGACTTTAAGGCAACTGACTTTAGAGGCACTTATGATGATGGTTTAGGAGACTCTGATAGATATGGTCCTGAACATGGGTTCAAAAATAATGAGTCGATTACTGTTGAATTCGATGGAAAAGGTGTCCATGAAGTTAACCTGACGTTAAATGGGCTTGATAATAGCTTTATTTCAAGTAATGAAGTTGAAATATTAGCTTACAACCTCGAAGGGAATTTGATCCAAACGGTTCAAGAAAACGTTAATGTCGGCGGTTTTAGTGATTCTGATGGTTCTTTTTCTGTTCAAACAGACGAACCTATTGCAAGAGTTGAAATAGGTGTAGCGGATGGTTCCTCATTACATGGGTTTCAACTATTTAATTTGTCGGTGAAGCATATCCCAGAGACAACGCTATCATTCACTTCAGTGGCTAGTGATGGTAATGAAGTTAGTGATGAATTTGTGGTTAATGATTATGATTTGACTGCGCAGTTGACGAACCTAGTTGATAGTAATACGGCAGACGGGACGTCAGATGGCACATATCTATTTACGAAAGCGGACTTGTTGGCACAAGCGTTGGACGTAGATGGAGATGACCTTGATATTACTGACCTAGCGCTTGTCGGCGATGATGCCACTTTGGTCGATAACGAAGATGGCACTTGGACATTGACACCGAGTGAGAACTTTAATGGTGAGGTTCAGTTAACATATAACGTCACTGACGGAGAGTTAGTGGATTCAAACACCATTAACGTTAACTTTGCGGCTGTTAATGATACGACAGAGGTTGAAGATCAAAACTTCACGTTAGAAGAAGACGGTACGTTGACCTTCACGGATGCCGATTTACTAGCGGGTGCGACCGACATTGATGGCGACGACCTGTCTATTAGTGAGGTGACTTACTCGGGTACAGACGGTGTTTTCACTGATAATGGTGATGGGACTTACTCGTTTGCACCGAATGAGAACTTCAACGGTGATGTAAGCTTCGACTTTACGGTGACAGATGGTACTGAACCCGTTGCAGCCAATATGAATGTGACTGTGACAGAAGTGAACGATCCACCGGTTGCGGGTTCAACCAGTTACTCCATTAATGAAGATGAAGTGATTAACTTCACTGAAGCGCAGTTACTGGCGCAATCAAGTGACGTGGAAGGTGAGGTCAGCCTAGACAGTGTGACGTACACGGGCACTGACGGTATCTTAACGTCGAATGACGACGGCACCTACAGCTTTGCACCGAATGAAAACTTCAACGGTGGTGTGAGTCTAACGGTTGTGGTTGCCGATGAAGACGGTGAGAAAGTCTCGACAACGGCCGACGTGGATGTGAAGGCGGTTAATGATGCGCCAGTGAGCGGTGATTTGGCTTACACGGTCAACGAAGATGCGTCGATTACCTTGAGCCAAGCCCAATTATTGGCACAAGCGACCGATGTTGAAAGCGATGACCTAACGGCAGCGAACTTATCTGTTAGCGGTAATGCAACGGTGACGGCTAACGATGACGGCAGCTTCACAATTACACCAGAGGCCGACTTCAATGGTGACATTGATATCTCCTTCGACCTAACGGACGGCACCGATACGGTGACCGCTAAGGCAGACCTAACGGTCAATCCGATGAGTGACCCAACGGTGGTGAGCGATGTTAGCTACACCATTGATGAAGATGGCACCTTATCGTTTACCGATACCCAACTGCTTGCGGGTGCAGCCGACGTGGATGGTGAGACTTTAACAGTCGATTCAGTGACTTATTCAGGAACGGATGGTGTCTTCACTGATAATGGTGACGGTACTTACAGTTTCGCGCCGAATGAGAACTTCAATGGCGAAGTGGACCTTAGCTTCTCAGTGACTACTGGTTCGGAAACGGTAGACGCCACCATTGGTGTGACGGTCGATGCGGTGAACGATACGCCATTGGCGGGTAGCACGTCTTATACCGTGAATGAAGATCACTCGATCACCATCAGTAACGCTCAGTTGTTAGCTAACTCGTCAGATATTGATGGTGATGATATTAGCGTGAGTACCGTCACTTACGGTGGCTCTGATGGTGTGTTTACAACCAACGATGATGGTACGTATACGTTTGCACCGAATGAGAACTTCAACGGTGATGTGAGCTTCAATGTTGTCATCCGTGATGAGGACGGAGAAACGGCGTCAGCGACAGCGGGCCTAACCGTTGTAGAAGTGAACGATCCACCAGTTGCGGGCTCAACCAGTTACTCCATTAATGAAGATGAAGTGATTAACTTCACTGAAGCGCAGTTATTGGTTCAATCGAGCGACGTGGAAGGCGAGGTCAGCCTAGACAGTGTGACGTACACGGGCACTGACGGCATCTTAACGGCGAATGACGACGGCACCTACAGCTTTGCACCGAATGAGAACTTCAATGGTGGCGTGAGCTTAACGGTTGTGGTTGCCGATGAAGATGGTGAGAAAGTATCGACGACAGCTGAAGTGGATGTGAAGCCGGTTAATGATGCGCCAGTGAGCGGTGATTTGGCTTACACGGTCAACGAAGATGCGTCGATTACCTTGAGCCAAGCACAATTGTTGGCACAAGCGACAGATGTGGAAGGCGATGACCTAACGGCAGCGAACTTGTCTGTCGGTGGTAACGCGACAGTGACGGCAAATGATGACGGCAGCTTCACTATTACGCCGGATGCGGACTTCAATGGCGACATTGATATCTCCTTCGACCTAACGGACGGCACCGATACGGTGACCGCGACGGCTGACTTAACGGTGAATCCGATGAGTGACCCAACGGTGGTGAGCGATGTTAGCTACACCATTGATGAAGATGGCACCTTATCGTTTACCGATACCCAACTGCTTGCGGGTGCATCCGACGCGGATGGTGAGACTTTAACAGTCGATTCAGTGACTTATTCGGGAACGGATGGTGTCTTCACTGATAATGGTGACGGTACTTACAGTTTCGCGCCGAATGAGAACTTCAATGGCGAAGTGGACCTAAGCTTCTCAGTGACTACTGGTTCGGAAACGGTAGACGCCACCATTGGTGTGACGGTCGATGCGGTGAACGATACGCCATTGGCGGGTAGCACGTCTTATACCGTGAATGAAGATCACTCGATCACCATCAGTAACGCTCAGTTGTTAGCTAACTCGTCAGATATTGATGGTGATGATATTAGCGTGAGTACCGTTACTTACGGTGGCTCTGATGGTGTGTTTACAACCAACGATGATGGTACGTATACGTTTGCACCGAATGAGAACTTCAACGGTGATGTGAGCTTCAATGTTGTCATCCGTGATGAGGACGGAGAAACGGCGTCAACGACAGCGGGCCTAACCGTTGTAGAAGTGAACGATCCACCGGTCGCGGGTTCAACCAGTTACTCCATTAATGAAGATGAAGTGATTAACTTCACTGAAGCGCAGTTACTGGCTCAATCGAGTGATGTGGAAGGCGATGTCAGCCTAGACAGTGTGACGTACACGGGCACTGACGGCATCTTAACGGCGAATGATGACGGTACTTACAGCTTTGCACCGAATGAGAACTTCAACGGTGGTGTGAGTCTAACGGTTGTGGTTGCCGATGAAGATGGTGAGAAAGTATCGACGACGGCTGAAGTGGATGTGGAGCCGGTTAATGATGCGCCAGTAAGTGGTGATTTGGCTTACACGGTCAATGAAGACGCATCGATTACCTTGAGCCAAGCCCAATTGTTGGGACAAGCGACCGATGTGGAAACCGATGACCTAACGGCAGCGAACTTGTCTGTTGGTGGTAACGCGACGGTAACGGCAAACGATGACGGCAGCTTCACAATTACGCCGGATGCGAATTTCAATGGCGACATTGATATCTCCTTCGACCTAACGGATGGCACTGATACGGTGACCGCTACGGCTGACTTAACCGTTAATCCAGTTAATGATGCACCTCAGTCGACTTCTCTTACTATAGAGGGTACCGAAGATACAACTATTGTTATCACTCAAGAAATGTTGTTGGCAAACGCTTCTGATATTGATAATGCCAATGGTGAGCTGTCCGCTTCGGATCTTGTTATTGACGAGCAGTATGGTGCATTAATTGATAACGGTGATGACACTTGGTCGTTTACACCAGCTCAAGATCTAAATGGCGAAATACCAATGTCATTTAATGTGAGCGACGGTGAGTTAACTACATCGGTTGATGGAAAGCTTGACCTAGAAGCGACTAATGATGCTCCAGAGGCCCCAACCATTCAGATGCAAGGTGAAGAAGATGTCGTGATGGTCATTGACCCAGCGTACATCGCGGATCAAGTGACGGACCTTGATGGTGATGAGATCAGCATCGAAAGCATTACGGTTCGAGCTCCTGCAAACGCAACCTTAACTCAGCAACCAGACGGCATGTATCACTTAGTCACTACTCAAGACTTTAATGGCTTAGTAGAACTAGGGTATCAAGCAACCGATGGCGAAGAAGTGGTAGATGGCTCGCTGAACGTAGACGTTATTCCAGTTAACGATGCGCCGTTCAATGTCGGTAACGCAATGATGACGACAGACGAAGATGGCGCGTTCACCTTCGATGCTGGTGACTTAATGAATCTGTTCGGTGACATTGATACCGCTGACCTTGTTGTTTCACGCATTATCACTGCAGACGGTGAAGATGGCGGTGAAGTCACTGACAATGGTGATGGCACTTGGACATTCACACCAACGGGCGACTTTGCAGGCGTTTCTGACCTACAAGTTGTGGTGAGTGATGGTGAGTTTGAAACGGTTCTAGATGTTCCTGTGTACGTTCGTCCTGTTGCGGATGGCGCGGTGATTACAACCGACCATGACGGTCCGCTTGTCTTCGGTGAAGATGAAACAGGTCACCTAGGATTGAACGTTGGCTTAGTCGATGATTCAGAAACCCTAAGTAACTTAGTGATGACTGGTTTCCCTGTTGGTTTTGAAGTGACTGATGGTGTGAACACCGTCATGATCACTGAACCGGGTCAATACATTGACTTGTTCGACTGGGATATCTCAAACATTCAAATGACGCCTCCTGAAGACTTCCACGGCGAGTTCTTCGTAACCGTAAGTGCAACCACTGTCGATTACGGAGATGAGCCAGAAGCGTTCGAAGATGGCATCGATTCTGGTGACTTTGAAACGGTAGCGGGTGATTCCATCATTCTTACCGCAGACGACCTAATTGGGTTGGCTGAGAATGTCGATGCAGACAGTGAAGATGAAGTGAAACTGGTTCATCTTGCAGACCGCAGTCATGGCGAGATTGTCGATAATGGCGATGGCACCTGGACGTTCACACCTGCACCGGGCTTTACTGGCGAAGCAGACATTGCTTACGTAGTCGATAAAGATGGCGTGCTTCATGATGAGCAAACTGGCGTGGTCGTGAAAGAGGGCGACTCACAAGAGAATGCAGCACCAGAAGTTAACAGCATCACAACTACCGAAATCGCAGCGGACGCTACCTTGTCGTTCACTGACGAAGACATGTTAGCGAACCTGAGCGATGCAGAAGGCGATAGCTTGAGCATTGAGTCAGTGAGCTTGATAGAAGGTCAGGGCGTGATAGAGAGCGATAACCAAGGCAATTATCAATTCACACCTGCTGAAGATTACACCGGCGATGTTCAAGTTGGATTTATAGCGACCGATGGCGAAAACCGCATTGAAAGCTTCTTCAACGTAGATATCCAAGGTGGCGATGAAGCAGCAGCGAGTGAAGGCTATGCCTTAACGGATGATGGTTCATTAGCTATCACAGAGTCTCAGCTAGTGGCTGAATTGGGCGTTAGCGATACAGCACAAGTTGTTAGTGTTGCAGACGCGAACGATGCAGGCTTCTTCGCTGAATCTGGTGAAGGCGAATGGACATACTGGCCAAACGAAGACTTCGACGGCAACTTAGTGATGAATGTCGATGTTAACGATGGTGGTGAAGTATCGAGCCATAGCTTGAGCATCCAAGTAGCCGATGATTCAGCACAGAGTGATGAACCACAAGTACAAGCCGCTCAAGCAACGGAAGAGCAGCAAGTGGAAGTGGCACAACAAGCTGATGACCAATTTCAAGACAGTGACACGGAAGCTGAAGACAGCGTTGCTGACGTGACAGCGGCTCCGGGAGATACCATCTCTATTTCGATTCCAGATGAGGTGAGTGGTAACGAATCGGTTGATTACGCTGAAATGTCTGGCTTACCTGAAGGTTCTACTGTGAGCAACGCACTGGACAATGGTGATGGTAGCTTCACAATCAGCGGCAACTTAGATCAGTCGGTATCGGTTGAACTTCCTGAGGGTTACGAAGGTACTAGCGAGATCCAATTCCAAGGTTACGATGAATTGGGTAGTTCAATAGACGGTGCTAGTGGCTCTGTTGAAGTTGAGGTTGATGATCAATATGCCATGCAAGGTTCTACTCAAGATCAGCAACCAGACATGGCCGGTATGGAATCTGGTGGTAGTGATTGGACAAGTGCGGGTGGTCAAGACCAAGGTGTTGACTTCACGGACGACTCTGGAAGCTTCGATTCAGACTCTCAAACTGGAACCGATCAGGGCAACGACTTCGATCAAAGCTCAATCTAACCGGAAAGGTTGGGGGCGTTTGAGCCAATACAAAGATAGGGCAGCGTAATGTACCCTCATAAAAGCCATGCAGAGCGAGCTTTGCGTGGCTTTTATATTTGTACTGTATTGATCGTTACTTTCTTTGAAAAATTACTGTCAAAAACTGGGCATTACAACTTGTGAACCAATAAAAATGTCCTTAATTATTAGAAGAGTCGGTTAAAAGGAGGGGCGACATGTATCGATATGTCAGTTCATCACAAGCATCCAAGTACATCGTGCCACCACCTCAATATAGAGAGTTGTCGAGTGTGGATGTGCCTGAATCTGAATTGGAGATACGAGAAATTCTAAATAATTGGATTGCCGATGGTTTAGCACCGATTATTCAAAATGAAGATGATTATATTTCTACCAGCGATCAAGTTCGATTTGAGAAACTCAGTCGCACGGTTGGAATGTTATTGAGGAACAAAGATTATTACTTCGCAGCCAAGCGCATTTTGTCTGTGTGGGATCAAGACTGCCTTGAAACTACCTACGTCAATTACCTCATTCTGCGCAGCGAACATACTACTTCGTGGAGGCAGTAAATACGCCTGTGTGGTTCTTAGGTTCTTAAAGCCTGTTTAGCTAGCAAAACAGATCTCTAACTTGCATACTTCTTACCATTCTAGCATTTCAAGAAAACCAACAAAAAGGGCAAGCTTGAAAGCTCACCCTTATGATTGTTCTTTAAATGTCTAATCTAGCTATTTAGCGTTCTAGCCGATCAGTTTTGTTTGCTTAATTTCATAACTTCATAACTTAGCGACTTCTTAGTTACTTAGACCCAACCATCGAATTTAAGTCGCTTTTGAATTCTCTCGACGGCTTCTTTCTGCATCTGTCTAACTCGCTCATTCGACACATTCACATCCAACATTTGTCCAACCTCGGATAACGTTTTTACTTTGTTGTCGAAGAAGCCGAAACGATGAATGAGCACCTTCTGCAACTTTGGTGGCAGTGTGTTGATGATCTCTTCAAGCGCGTGTGTGAATGATTGATCTTCACAGTCTTGTTGAGGGTCGGGGATGTATTCGCTTTCGCATTGTTCTAACACGAGCGGAGCATGGCTGATGCCTACTGTTGTTGTTACGTCAATAAACCCGCTTAATGCGACCAGTTGATCGACACGCTCAGCTTTTACGCCAGAGCTGTTCGATAGCTCAGAGATTGAGACCTCTTTGCTCATCTTTTTGCTGACATCGAGTTTCTTTGAGGCAAGGCTATTAATCTCTTTACAGACATGAGCAGGTAAGCGGACAGTACGTCCTTTGTTCATTAAAGCGGCTTCAATGTTTTCACGAATCCACCAAACGGCATAGGTCGAAAAACGATAACCAGGTTCTGGATCGTATTTATCAATCGCCTTAATGAGACCAATATTGCCTTCTTCGATAAGGTCTAGCAGCGTGAAGTTGTTGCCTTTACGCTTTAGGTAACTTTTCGCGATTTTTACAACAAGTCGCAAGTTGGATTCGATCATTACGTCGCGCGCTTGTTTATCTCCCGCACGATTTAATTTCGCGTAATAAAGTTCATCTTCACGCGACAACAGATCAATGCCCACAATATCCTTTAGATAGTGAGCATAAGGTTCTGCGTTGGCAGAAAATGATTCTTTAATGGGTGTGTCATCCGTGAGCCCCTGAAACGCAGCAAAACTGTCATTGTTCATTTACTTGTCCTTATCTAGCCGACTGAACGTTTTATT
It encodes:
- a CDS encoding sigma-70 family RNA polymerase sigma factor; this encodes MNNDSFAAFQGLTDDTPIKESFSANAEPYAHYLKDIVGIDLLSREDELYYAKLNRAGDKQARDVMIESNLRLVVKIAKSYLKRKGNNFTLLDLIEEGNIGLIKAIDKYDPEPGYRFSTYAVWWIRENIEAALMNKGRTVRLPAHVCKEINSLASKKLDVSKKMSKEVSISELSNSSGVKAERVDQLVALSGFIDVTTTVGISHAPLVLEQCESEYIPDPQQDCEDQSFTHALEEIINTLPPKLQKVLIHRFGFFDNKVKTLSEVGQMLDVNVSNERVRQMQKEAVERIQKRLKFDGWV